The following proteins come from a genomic window of Alicyclobacillus dauci:
- a CDS encoding PBSX family phage terminase large subunit translates to MPKVTVDLTRLPDLTNDKFYPLYKNRDRYLVLMGGGGSGKSVFAAQKIIVRMLMEQNHRFLVLRKVKVTLRESVFGELKSVISRWNLGTLFKINESDLRIRCVNGNEILFAGLDDVEKLKSIHGITGVWIEEASEIAPEDYRQLDIRLRTKTKHYKQMIITFNPIDVNHWLKKEFFDRKKPDCATLHSTYKDNRFLDETSIRVLEDFKDTDPYFYEVYALGQWGVLGKTVFPQKRLQDLMQHTTAGMRYRIDHINGRLVEDENGELEIRKHPEAGREYDIGADVAEGLPEGDYSAAYVIDHETGEDVAVLHGHIDGDLYGWQLDWLGRYYNMALLGVEINNMGHSVVNVLLNYSFYPNLYYHDQYNTDSGKNETKPGWPTNTMTRPILIDYLIEVIRDGVCPIGDPELINEMKTFVRNKQGKPQAQGKGTPDGAKDDRVMAYGIAHQMRLRRPESIGHVMLPDISGVTIRR, encoded by the coding sequence GAAAGTCACCGTTGATTTAACTCGTCTGCCGGACTTAACGAACGACAAGTTTTACCCTCTCTATAAGAATCGTGACCGTTATCTCGTACTCATGGGCGGTGGCGGTTCAGGTAAATCAGTGTTTGCCGCGCAGAAAATCATCGTCCGAATGCTCATGGAGCAGAATCATCGATTCCTCGTATTACGGAAAGTTAAAGTGACCCTGCGCGAGAGTGTATTCGGTGAGCTCAAGTCCGTCATTAGTCGCTGGAACCTCGGAACACTGTTCAAAATTAACGAGAGCGACTTGCGTATCCGATGCGTGAACGGAAATGAGATTCTATTCGCTGGCCTGGATGACGTTGAAAAGCTCAAATCCATTCATGGCATCACGGGCGTATGGATTGAAGAAGCGTCAGAGATTGCGCCTGAAGACTATCGGCAGCTAGACATCCGCTTGCGTACCAAGACGAAGCACTACAAACAGATGATCATCACGTTTAACCCAATTGATGTGAACCATTGGCTCAAGAAGGAATTCTTCGACCGTAAGAAACCAGATTGCGCAACGCTCCACTCGACATATAAGGACAATCGATTCCTCGATGAAACGTCAATTCGTGTACTTGAGGATTTCAAGGACACTGACCCATATTTCTACGAGGTTTATGCACTCGGCCAGTGGGGCGTCCTCGGCAAGACGGTATTCCCGCAAAAGCGTCTGCAAGACCTTATGCAACATACAACTGCAGGCATGCGGTACCGTATTGATCACATCAACGGGAGGTTGGTTGAGGATGAGAATGGCGAACTTGAGATTCGCAAACATCCGGAAGCTGGCCGTGAGTACGACATTGGTGCTGACGTTGCGGAAGGATTGCCAGAGGGCGACTACTCTGCAGCCTACGTCATCGATCACGAAACCGGGGAAGACGTCGCGGTTCTCCATGGACATATCGATGGTGACCTGTATGGGTGGCAACTTGACTGGCTAGGCCGTTACTACAACATGGCCCTGTTGGGTGTCGAGATCAACAATATGGGCCACTCGGTAGTGAATGTCCTATTAAACTATTCCTTCTATCCAAACCTCTACTATCACGACCAGTACAACACTGATTCAGGAAAAAACGAAACGAAGCCTGGATGGCCCACAAACACTATGACGCGTCCGATCCTCATTGATTACCTCATCGAGGTTATTCGTGATGGCGTTTGCCCGATAGGTGACCCGGAACTCATCAACGAAATGAAGACGTTCGTGCGTAACAAGCAAGGTAAGCCGCAGGCGCAGGGTAAAGGAACGCCGGATGGTGCAAAGGATGACCGTGTCATGGCATATGGCATCGCACATCAAATGCGACTGCGCAGACCGGAATCCATTGGTCATGTCATGTTGCCAGATATCAGTGGTGTGACGATAAGGAGGTGA
- a CDS encoding head decoration protein — protein MTIPNGQYGGAPGYGTQYTQQFPEVLASTALQAKMPGGVLLASGNGVLAKGTVLGKVTATGKYVPYKSTNTDGSQTAVCILDNDQDTTNGDVGASAWIAGIFTSSALTGYDANAGTQLKLCYFV, from the coding sequence ATGACGATTCCGAACGGTCAATATGGTGGCGCACCTGGGTATGGCACGCAGTATACGCAACAGTTCCCGGAAGTCCTAGCATCAACGGCACTGCAAGCTAAAATGCCTGGAGGTGTACTGCTTGCGAGTGGTAACGGCGTTTTGGCCAAAGGTACTGTCTTGGGCAAGGTCACTGCAACAGGCAAGTATGTCCCATACAAATCCACGAACACAGACGGTAGCCAAACAGCCGTATGTATCCTCGATAACGACCAGGATACGACAAATGGTGATGTCGGCGCGTCTGCATGGATTGCTGGCATCTTCACATCGTCCGCCTTAACTGGCTATGACGCGAACGCGGGAACACAACTCAAGCTCTGCTACTTCGTTTAA
- a CDS encoding major capsid protein: MAVNVLDPYFLTEIVRNYRVDPRMFRGAQILTGGTDLKTELGLTIEYDITWDDTGMTPPTGLNDPSPVRAKQKVDHLSFTNQEWREKKIIDREKIAKLRAPGTNLEQMWAEQYMTDAMVELNQRLETRLEWLRWQALTGSITIPATADKPAVTIDYKVPASQKPTAATLWSNTASANPLTDIDAWKLLFRGTGARPVKIVANQKGDTYLKQNAAIQNLVRNLYGRDVVMSDNLGMVIQQQLDGLSYEVYDGGYLDDAGNFNPFIPDNAILIVGEGTTGNLMDLVTSPSNYTDIFNGETGKWALTKIHDKGDPPTAEIVNGVTALPRLRHVNWHVFATIA; this comes from the coding sequence ATGGCTGTAAACGTCTTAGATCCATATTTTCTGACCGAGATTGTACGCAACTACCGCGTCGATCCGCGCATGTTCCGTGGCGCTCAAATCTTGACGGGTGGCACAGACCTCAAAACTGAACTGGGATTAACCATCGAGTACGACATCACGTGGGATGACACCGGAATGACACCGCCGACCGGATTGAACGATCCTTCGCCGGTACGTGCAAAGCAGAAAGTCGATCATCTGTCCTTCACGAACCAAGAGTGGAGAGAAAAGAAGATCATCGACCGCGAGAAGATTGCGAAACTCCGTGCGCCTGGTACAAACCTCGAACAAATGTGGGCCGAGCAGTACATGACGGATGCCATGGTTGAATTGAACCAACGCCTTGAAACCCGTCTTGAATGGTTGCGTTGGCAGGCACTCACCGGGTCGATTACTATCCCGGCGACGGCTGACAAACCGGCTGTCACGATTGACTACAAGGTTCCTGCGTCGCAGAAACCAACTGCAGCAACCTTATGGAGCAATACAGCGAGCGCGAATCCGTTGACGGATATCGACGCATGGAAACTCCTGTTCCGTGGTACCGGTGCGCGTCCGGTCAAGATTGTTGCAAACCAGAAGGGCGATACCTATCTGAAACAGAATGCCGCCATTCAGAACCTGGTGCGTAACCTGTACGGTCGCGATGTCGTCATGTCGGATAACCTCGGCATGGTTATTCAGCAGCAGTTGGATGGTCTGTCGTATGAAGTGTACGATGGCGGTTACCTGGACGACGCCGGTAACTTCAATCCGTTCATTCCGGACAATGCCATCCTTATCGTCGGTGAAGGTACAACGGGTAATTTGATGGACCTCGTCACATCGCCAAGCAACTACACGGATATCTTCAACGGTGAAACGGGTAAATGGGCACTGACGAAGATTCACGACAAAGGCGATCCTCCGACGGCTGAGATCGTGAACGGTGTCACCGCATTGCCGCGTCTTCGCCACGTAAACTGGCACGTCTTCGCGACGATTGCATAA